From the Carettochelys insculpta isolate YL-2023 chromosome 27, ASM3395843v1, whole genome shotgun sequence genome, one window contains:
- the RFXANK gene encoding DNA-binding protein RFXANK isoform X1 produces the protein MMEDFSQQGDPQEPAGGDGNSSEMVLLHLYPRTEDSASLDLDPGRAAQPTGASLKHSTSQTDRPRGSEASALPAALDTGTSLKHSTTLTNRQRGNEVSALPATLDTLSIHQLAAQGELSQLKEYLRKGENLVNKPDERGFTPLIWASAFGEIETVRHLLDWGADPHVLAKERESALSLASTGGYTDIVIMLLERDVDINIYDWNGGTPLLYAVRGNHVKCVEALLARGADLTTEADSGYTPMDLAVALGHKKVQQVIENHILKLFQTKARE, from the exons ATGATGGAAGACTTCTCACAACAAGGAGATCCACAGGAGCCAGCAGGCGGGGATGGAAATAGCTCAGAGATGGTGCTTCTGCATTTGTATCCCCGAACAGAGGACAGCGCCAGTCTGGATCTTGACCCAGGCCGTGCCGCACAACCCA caggTGCTTCTCTGAAGCATTCGACTTCCCAGACAGACAGACCAAGAGGCAGCGAGgcctctgctctcccagcagctctagACA CAGGTACCTCCCTGAAGCACTCGACCACCCTGACAAACCGACAGAGAGGCAACGAAGTCTCTGCCCTCCCAGCAACTCTGGACA CTTTGTCCATCCACCAGCTGGCAGCGCAGGGGGAGCTCAGTCAGCTGAAAGAGTATCTCCGGAAGG GGGAGAACTTGGTCAACAAGCCGGACGAAAGAGGCTTCACCCCTCTGATCTGGGCCTCTGCCTTCGGGGAGATTGAAACAGTCCGTCATCTGCTAGACTGG GGCGCAGACCCCCACGTTCTGGCAAAGGAGCGGGAGAGCGCTTTGTCACTGGCCAGCACCGGTGGGTACACGGACATCGTGATCATGTTGCTGGAAAGAGACGTAGATATCAATATATACGACTGG AACGGAGGCACCCCTTTGCTGTATGCGGTGCGTGGCAACCATGTGAAGTGTGTGGAGGCTTTACTAG CTCGCGGTGCTGATCTGACCACGGAAGCAGACTCCGGCTACACCCCCATGGATCTGGCTGTGGCACTGGGGCACAAGAAAG TTCAACAGGTTATCGAGAACCACATCCTCAAGCTATTCCAGACCAAGGCTAGGGAGTGA
- the RFXANK gene encoding DNA-binding protein RFXANK isoform X4 has product MMEDFSQQGDPQEPAGGDGNSSEMVLLHLYPRTEDSASLDLDPGRAAQPSASLKHSTSQTDRPRGSEASALPAALDSTSLKHSTTLTNRQRGNEVSALPATLDTLSIHQLAAQGELSQLKEYLRKGENLVNKPDERGFTPLIWASAFGEIETVRHLLDWGADPHVLAKERESALSLASTGGYTDIVIMLLERDVDINIYDWNGGTPLLYAVRGNHVKCVEALLARGADLTTEADSGYTPMDLAVALGHKKVQQVIENHILKLFQTKARE; this is encoded by the exons ATGATGGAAGACTTCTCACAACAAGGAGATCCACAGGAGCCAGCAGGCGGGGATGGAAATAGCTCAGAGATGGTGCTTCTGCATTTGTATCCCCGAACAGAGGACAGCGCCAGTCTGGATCTTGACCCAGGCCGTGCCGCACAACCCA gTGCTTCTCTGAAGCATTCGACTTCCCAGACAGACAGACCAAGAGGCAGCGAGgcctctgctctcccagcagctctagACA GTACCTCCCTGAAGCACTCGACCACCCTGACAAACCGACAGAGAGGCAACGAAGTCTCTGCCCTCCCAGCAACTCTGGACA CTTTGTCCATCCACCAGCTGGCAGCGCAGGGGGAGCTCAGTCAGCTGAAAGAGTATCTCCGGAAGG GGGAGAACTTGGTCAACAAGCCGGACGAAAGAGGCTTCACCCCTCTGATCTGGGCCTCTGCCTTCGGGGAGATTGAAACAGTCCGTCATCTGCTAGACTGG GGCGCAGACCCCCACGTTCTGGCAAAGGAGCGGGAGAGCGCTTTGTCACTGGCCAGCACCGGTGGGTACACGGACATCGTGATCATGTTGCTGGAAAGAGACGTAGATATCAATATATACGACTGG AACGGAGGCACCCCTTTGCTGTATGCGGTGCGTGGCAACCATGTGAAGTGTGTGGAGGCTTTACTAG CTCGCGGTGCTGATCTGACCACGGAAGCAGACTCCGGCTACACCCCCATGGATCTGGCTGTGGCACTGGGGCACAAGAAAG TTCAACAGGTTATCGAGAACCACATCCTCAAGCTATTCCAGACCAAGGCTAGGGAGTGA
- the RFXANK gene encoding DNA-binding protein RFXANK isoform X3: protein MMEDFSQQGDPQEPAGGDGNSSEMVLLHLYPRTEDSASLDLDPGRAAQPSASLKHSTSQTDRPRGSEASALPAALDTGTSLKHSTTLTNRQRGNEVSALPATLDTLSIHQLAAQGELSQLKEYLRKGENLVNKPDERGFTPLIWASAFGEIETVRHLLDWGADPHVLAKERESALSLASTGGYTDIVIMLLERDVDINIYDWNGGTPLLYAVRGNHVKCVEALLARGADLTTEADSGYTPMDLAVALGHKKVQQVIENHILKLFQTKARE, encoded by the exons ATGATGGAAGACTTCTCACAACAAGGAGATCCACAGGAGCCAGCAGGCGGGGATGGAAATAGCTCAGAGATGGTGCTTCTGCATTTGTATCCCCGAACAGAGGACAGCGCCAGTCTGGATCTTGACCCAGGCCGTGCCGCACAACCCA gTGCTTCTCTGAAGCATTCGACTTCCCAGACAGACAGACCAAGAGGCAGCGAGgcctctgctctcccagcagctctagACA CAGGTACCTCCCTGAAGCACTCGACCACCCTGACAAACCGACAGAGAGGCAACGAAGTCTCTGCCCTCCCAGCAACTCTGGACA CTTTGTCCATCCACCAGCTGGCAGCGCAGGGGGAGCTCAGTCAGCTGAAAGAGTATCTCCGGAAGG GGGAGAACTTGGTCAACAAGCCGGACGAAAGAGGCTTCACCCCTCTGATCTGGGCCTCTGCCTTCGGGGAGATTGAAACAGTCCGTCATCTGCTAGACTGG GGCGCAGACCCCCACGTTCTGGCAAAGGAGCGGGAGAGCGCTTTGTCACTGGCCAGCACCGGTGGGTACACGGACATCGTGATCATGTTGCTGGAAAGAGACGTAGATATCAATATATACGACTGG AACGGAGGCACCCCTTTGCTGTATGCGGTGCGTGGCAACCATGTGAAGTGTGTGGAGGCTTTACTAG CTCGCGGTGCTGATCTGACCACGGAAGCAGACTCCGGCTACACCCCCATGGATCTGGCTGTGGCACTGGGGCACAAGAAAG TTCAACAGGTTATCGAGAACCACATCCTCAAGCTATTCCAGACCAAGGCTAGGGAGTGA
- the RFXANK gene encoding DNA-binding protein RFXANK isoform X2, whose protein sequence is MMEDFSQQGDPQEPAGGDGNSSEMVLLHLYPRTEDSASLDLDPGRAAQPTGASLKHSTSQTDRPRGSEASALPAALDSTSLKHSTTLTNRQRGNEVSALPATLDTLSIHQLAAQGELSQLKEYLRKGENLVNKPDERGFTPLIWASAFGEIETVRHLLDWGADPHVLAKERESALSLASTGGYTDIVIMLLERDVDINIYDWNGGTPLLYAVRGNHVKCVEALLARGADLTTEADSGYTPMDLAVALGHKKVQQVIENHILKLFQTKARE, encoded by the exons ATGATGGAAGACTTCTCACAACAAGGAGATCCACAGGAGCCAGCAGGCGGGGATGGAAATAGCTCAGAGATGGTGCTTCTGCATTTGTATCCCCGAACAGAGGACAGCGCCAGTCTGGATCTTGACCCAGGCCGTGCCGCACAACCCA caggTGCTTCTCTGAAGCATTCGACTTCCCAGACAGACAGACCAAGAGGCAGCGAGgcctctgctctcccagcagctctagACA GTACCTCCCTGAAGCACTCGACCACCCTGACAAACCGACAGAGAGGCAACGAAGTCTCTGCCCTCCCAGCAACTCTGGACA CTTTGTCCATCCACCAGCTGGCAGCGCAGGGGGAGCTCAGTCAGCTGAAAGAGTATCTCCGGAAGG GGGAGAACTTGGTCAACAAGCCGGACGAAAGAGGCTTCACCCCTCTGATCTGGGCCTCTGCCTTCGGGGAGATTGAAACAGTCCGTCATCTGCTAGACTGG GGCGCAGACCCCCACGTTCTGGCAAAGGAGCGGGAGAGCGCTTTGTCACTGGCCAGCACCGGTGGGTACACGGACATCGTGATCATGTTGCTGGAAAGAGACGTAGATATCAATATATACGACTGG AACGGAGGCACCCCTTTGCTGTATGCGGTGCGTGGCAACCATGTGAAGTGTGTGGAGGCTTTACTAG CTCGCGGTGCTGATCTGACCACGGAAGCAGACTCCGGCTACACCCCCATGGATCTGGCTGTGGCACTGGGGCACAAGAAAG TTCAACAGGTTATCGAGAACCACATCCTCAAGCTATTCCAGACCAAGGCTAGGGAGTGA
- the RFXANK gene encoding DNA-binding protein RFXANK isoform X5: MMEDFSQQGDPQEPAGGDGNSSEMVLLHLYPRTEDSASLDLDPGRAAQPTGASLKHSTSQTDRPRGSEASALPAALDTGTSLKHSTTLTNRQRGNEVSALPATLDTLSIHQLAAQGELSQLKEYLRKGENLVNKPDERGFTPLIWASAFGEIETVRHLLDWGADPHVLAKERESALSLASTGGYTDIVIMLLERDVDINIYDWNGGTPLLYAVRGNHVKCVEALLARGADLTTEADSGYTPMDLAVALGHKKGYREPHPQAIPDQG, encoded by the exons ATGATGGAAGACTTCTCACAACAAGGAGATCCACAGGAGCCAGCAGGCGGGGATGGAAATAGCTCAGAGATGGTGCTTCTGCATTTGTATCCCCGAACAGAGGACAGCGCCAGTCTGGATCTTGACCCAGGCCGTGCCGCACAACCCA caggTGCTTCTCTGAAGCATTCGACTTCCCAGACAGACAGACCAAGAGGCAGCGAGgcctctgctctcccagcagctctagACA CAGGTACCTCCCTGAAGCACTCGACCACCCTGACAAACCGACAGAGAGGCAACGAAGTCTCTGCCCTCCCAGCAACTCTGGACA CTTTGTCCATCCACCAGCTGGCAGCGCAGGGGGAGCTCAGTCAGCTGAAAGAGTATCTCCGGAAGG GGGAGAACTTGGTCAACAAGCCGGACGAAAGAGGCTTCACCCCTCTGATCTGGGCCTCTGCCTTCGGGGAGATTGAAACAGTCCGTCATCTGCTAGACTGG GGCGCAGACCCCCACGTTCTGGCAAAGGAGCGGGAGAGCGCTTTGTCACTGGCCAGCACCGGTGGGTACACGGACATCGTGATCATGTTGCTGGAAAGAGACGTAGATATCAATATATACGACTGG AACGGAGGCACCCCTTTGCTGTATGCGGTGCGTGGCAACCATGTGAAGTGTGTGGAGGCTTTACTAG CTCGCGGTGCTGATCTGACCACGGAAGCAGACTCCGGCTACACCCCCATGGATCTGGCTGTGGCACTGGGGCACAAGAAAG GTTATCGAGAACCACATCCTCAAGCTATTCCAGACCAAGGCTAG